A portion of the Opitutales bacterium genome contains these proteins:
- a CDS encoding metallophosphoesterase produces MSSRISIKAIAVFLIGMVIYCSVLAWVVRRNLVWWPAYEALDYAVIREGFDYNFGWFPRVLAGVAVFFMLAGLQFSRVRGPLWLLGMLGMGAAGVVWFFRWYVTDFEHGRLVVRKVTLQSDKIREPFTLLHISDLEALEVGPHEKKALARAAALNADMVVFTGDWFELERGEPLQPHWEALKPHLSQFEPEFGFWGVYGDADGGFYRIPVSEESPLVMMDFWPKRIVSDAGNLIEIKALSLHQSRRPGVAEQHIRKWVESKSPDVFSILLGHGPDFIPDAIDYGVDLSLAGHTHGGQVRLPFYGPLTHNSDVPKDWSVGFHEVSNSAFNVSAGLGSDRHGDLPIIRFNCPTEMTLISVVPKL; encoded by the coding sequence ATGTCATCAAGGATCTCAATTAAAGCAATCGCAGTATTCCTAATCGGTATGGTTATCTACTGCTCGGTATTGGCTTGGGTAGTGCGACGAAACCTGGTCTGGTGGCCGGCGTATGAAGCCCTCGACTACGCCGTGATTCGCGAGGGGTTTGACTACAATTTCGGATGGTTTCCACGCGTGCTAGCCGGGGTCGCTGTGTTTTTCATGCTCGCGGGATTACAGTTTTCTCGTGTGCGAGGTCCGCTCTGGCTTCTCGGGATGCTTGGGATGGGCGCAGCCGGTGTGGTGTGGTTTTTCCGCTGGTATGTGACCGATTTTGAGCACGGTCGGCTTGTGGTGCGGAAAGTGACCTTACAGTCTGATAAAATCCGCGAACCGTTTACACTCCTCCATATCTCTGATCTTGAAGCCCTAGAAGTTGGACCGCACGAAAAGAAGGCCTTAGCTCGGGCGGCAGCCCTCAATGCTGATATGGTGGTGTTCACTGGCGATTGGTTTGAACTTGAGCGGGGAGAGCCATTGCAACCCCATTGGGAAGCGTTGAAACCACACCTCTCACAATTTGAGCCAGAGTTCGGATTTTGGGGCGTATATGGTGACGCGGATGGAGGATTTTACCGCATTCCCGTCTCAGAGGAGAGTCCGCTCGTTATGATGGATTTTTGGCCCAAGCGCATCGTCTCGGATGCAGGCAACCTCATCGAGATCAAAGCACTGAGTTTGCATCAATCGCGACGGCCCGGTGTGGCCGAACAGCATATCCGCAAATGGGTCGAGTCCAAGAGTCCGGACGTATTCAGCATTTTGTTAGGACATGGACCCGATTTCATCCCCGATGCCATCGATTATGGAGTCGATCTGTCACTCGCTGGACACACCCATGGCGGTCAAGTGCGCCTGCCCTTCTACGGCCCACTGACGCACAATAGTGACGTTCCCAAGGACTGGTCTGTCGGGTTCCACGAAGTCTCCAATTCAGCATTCAACGTCTCCGCCGGCCTCGGCAGTGACCGCCACGGCGATCTACCCATCATCCGCTTCAACTGCCCAACCGAAATGACCCTCATCTCCGTTGTGCCGAAGTTGTGA
- a CDS encoding MFS transporter encodes MAESSHKRSSPSPFSLPNVRMFLLFRVLFNARYYYPIYALLFLDFGLEIEHFLWLNMIWAIGIVILEVPSGALADTLGRRKLLVAGGFFMIVEIALFAFAPTGNVPLLFGLLVVNRILSGAAEALVSGADEALAYDTLKNAGMEKSWDRVLARLMQIQSLAFVVALAVGGVVYDERFLNAMASAIGFEWGLDREDTMRIPLYLTLINAIFVLIAALRMKEPLTSTETRETVGGQSFFEGSDKHLNTMTQGPTEDSFWSETRRSFSLILKAGKWIFQTPFALAVICGGFLVDSFLRTFVTFNSQYYQIIQLPEASYGIIGGALSGFGVIWPSIAQKMSQRFGPMTNYLIVCGLTVLGLTGACLFVPYVGVIWVVVMMVGWAFLNYFLSTYLNRVTPSEQRATVLSFRGLSFNLAYFTISLLVNLRLDQVEPAVLAAQPGIGDRALENAKFVAVMPSLPIAFLISVVIFLVFTKFTVSPKDVPPPQTEHA; translated from the coding sequence GTGGCAGAATCATCACATAAGCGTTCAAGCCCTTCTCCGTTTTCTCTGCCCAATGTTCGGATGTTCTTGTTATTCCGGGTATTGTTCAATGCCCGCTACTACTATCCGATCTATGCGCTGCTCTTCTTAGATTTCGGCTTGGAGATCGAGCATTTCTTATGGCTCAATATGATCTGGGCCATTGGGATTGTCATATTGGAAGTTCCGTCTGGAGCTTTGGCCGATACGCTTGGAAGGAGAAAGCTACTCGTGGCCGGTGGCTTCTTCATGATTGTGGAGATTGCGCTTTTTGCCTTCGCACCCACAGGCAATGTGCCCCTGCTTTTCGGACTGCTGGTGGTGAATCGGATTCTTTCTGGAGCCGCTGAGGCACTGGTAAGCGGAGCTGATGAGGCGCTTGCCTACGACACGCTCAAGAATGCAGGCATGGAGAAAAGCTGGGACCGTGTGCTCGCGCGGCTCATGCAAATTCAGTCCCTAGCATTCGTAGTGGCACTGGCAGTAGGGGGTGTCGTCTATGATGAGCGCTTCCTCAACGCCATGGCCAGTGCTATCGGTTTTGAATGGGGTCTTGATCGCGAAGACACGATGCGGATTCCGCTCTACCTGACGCTTATCAATGCAATCTTTGTGTTAATCGCGGCTCTGCGCATGAAGGAGCCACTAACCAGTACTGAAACCCGCGAAACGGTAGGCGGGCAATCTTTTTTCGAGGGCAGCGATAAGCACCTTAATACAATGACGCAGGGCCCAACAGAGGATAGCTTCTGGTCGGAAACGCGACGTTCTTTCTCTTTAATTCTGAAGGCAGGCAAATGGATCTTCCAGACACCGTTCGCTCTGGCAGTGATTTGCGGCGGCTTTCTCGTCGATAGTTTTCTCAGAACGTTTGTTACTTTCAACAGCCAGTATTATCAGATCATCCAACTCCCGGAAGCGTCTTACGGGATCATCGGAGGTGCGCTTTCAGGATTTGGTGTCATCTGGCCAAGCATCGCTCAAAAGATGAGCCAGCGCTTTGGCCCAATGACCAACTACCTTATCGTCTGCGGCCTGACAGTTCTCGGACTCACCGGCGCCTGTTTGTTCGTCCCCTATGTGGGTGTGATTTGGGTGGTTGTGATGATGGTGGGTTGGGCCTTTCTAAATTACTTTCTCTCAACTTACCTCAATCGCGTCACGCCGTCCGAACAGCGCGCTACAGTGCTGAGTTTTCGCGGACTTTCTTTCAATTTAGCATATTTCACGATCTCCCTATTGGTGAACCTGCGTCTCGATCAGGTGGAACCAGCAGTCCTTGCTGCCCAGCCGGGAATCGGCGATCGAGCACTGGAAAACGCCAAGTTCGTCGCTGTGATGCCCTCGCTCCCAATTGCTTTCTTGATCTCCGTAGTGATTTTTTTAGTTTTCACAAAATTCACCGTATCCCCAAAAGATGTTCCCCCACCCCAGACTGAGCATGCATAG
- a CDS encoding CAP domain-containing protein has translation MHRTLAICLGLLLGPHFLAAQDLYEIGEPTDEEQLFVELINRARADANAEAQRLANTTDPDVLNAINQFGVDLGLMVEQFATLTQVTQPLAINAALQQAAYLHSVDQFNSGLQSHTSSSAAVSPNVAGESVGDRVSNQGYQFRTVRENVFAYADSVYYGHAGFQIDWGDEGTVGGMQDPPGHRQAIHNPDIREIGVGIVYGTNQVSNFTPVGPMVVTQNFAEQLNGDPLITGVAFLDIDGDQFYDEGEGLGGIELRIPGNAFYAQTAGSGGYSLPVSNNGNFSVTISGPSIDTRNESVSITNLQNSKLDLIYEYSETRLSAPTSLSEGVSATFTSSSQYGATGYEMRVARGSGFSESLGAENGTTGVSHQLPENGELVQAAVAASGLSAYQLSNLAVVGGFVIGSSIEDAWLEIEGDLLIDAGATLTFDDRITTISDSQIPIVEISTDSGATWASILNRTQPLFPESSFTAQSVSLANYEGQIVQIRFFLDHQGGTVQFGSGSNTGWFVDNIRVNDAQFIQTVDSVTSSTTTFTFTPEITGSLIFRARALNGERAFPFGPVMSLQVGDGGIPDTLVTVFPDAELVAQDWAFVSWFGLFNTADAPWIYHSELGWLYAVKRSGDDGVLLYHPQLEWLWTTDEAFPYLYRLNQDRWLFFTGDNEERVWFYDFEADSDNRWFTFD, from the coding sequence ATGCATAGAACTTTGGCGATTTGCCTGGGGCTGTTGTTGGGGCCCCACTTCCTGGCTGCGCAGGACCTGTATGAAATTGGCGAACCGACGGACGAGGAGCAGCTATTCGTAGAGCTGATTAACCGGGCACGTGCCGATGCAAACGCCGAGGCTCAACGCCTCGCCAACACGACTGACCCAGATGTGCTCAACGCGATCAATCAATTTGGGGTGGATCTCGGATTGATGGTCGAGCAATTCGCGACGCTCACCCAAGTCACCCAGCCCTTGGCTATCAACGCCGCACTGCAACAGGCGGCATACCTCCACAGTGTGGACCAATTCAACAGCGGCCTTCAATCGCATACGTCATCGTCTGCCGCGGTTTCTCCCAACGTCGCCGGCGAATCCGTCGGCGATCGCGTCTCAAATCAAGGTTATCAATTTCGCACTGTCCGTGAAAACGTCTTTGCCTATGCCGACTCGGTTTATTATGGCCACGCTGGCTTTCAAATAGATTGGGGCGACGAAGGAACAGTCGGCGGCATGCAAGATCCTCCAGGACATCGGCAAGCCATCCATAATCCAGACATCCGGGAGATCGGCGTGGGGATTGTTTATGGGACGAACCAGGTGAGCAACTTTACGCCCGTTGGCCCGATGGTAGTCACCCAGAATTTCGCCGAACAGCTCAATGGGGATCCATTGATTACTGGAGTCGCTTTTCTCGATATAGACGGAGACCAATTTTATGACGAAGGCGAAGGCTTGGGCGGCATCGAATTACGCATACCAGGCAACGCATTCTACGCTCAGACAGCAGGCTCTGGCGGGTATAGCCTACCCGTAAGTAACAATGGTAATTTCTCCGTCACGATCAGTGGCCCTAGTATAGACACCCGGAATGAATCCGTATCCATCACAAACCTGCAAAATAGTAAGCTAGACCTCATCTACGAGTATAGCGAAACCAGGCTATCTGCCCCGACATCTCTCAGCGAAGGCGTTTCAGCGACCTTCACCTCCAGCAGTCAGTATGGTGCCACTGGCTATGAAATGCGTGTCGCGCGCGGGAGTGGTTTTTCTGAGTCTCTCGGTGCTGAGAATGGCACAACCGGAGTCTCTCACCAACTTCCCGAGAATGGTGAGTTGGTTCAAGCCGCGGTGGCAGCTTCGGGCTTAAGCGCCTATCAATTGTCGAATCTGGCAGTCGTCGGCGGTTTCGTCATCGGGAGCAGCATCGAAGATGCATGGCTTGAAATTGAGGGCGACTTGCTGATCGATGCGGGTGCGACACTGACCTTTGATGATCGCATAACAACCATCAGTGATAGTCAGATTCCCATTGTTGAAATCTCGACTGATAGCGGGGCGACGTGGGCCTCAATTCTGAACAGAACGCAACCCCTCTTTCCTGAATCTTCGTTCACAGCACAATCGGTATCCCTAGCAAACTACGAAGGTCAAATCGTTCAGATCCGGTTCTTTCTGGATCACCAAGGGGGAACGGTCCAGTTCGGATCAGGTTCCAACACGGGATGGTTCGTCGATAACATCCGCGTCAATGACGCCCAGTTCATCCAAACGGTGGATTCGGTCACTTCTTCGACTACGACCTTCACCTTTACGCCAGAGATCACGGGTTCGCTTATTTTCAGAGCGCGCGCACTTAACGGCGAACGGGCTTTCCCCTTTGGTCCAGTGATGAGCTTACAAGTCGGCGATGGCGGCATACCAGACACACTGGTTACTGTGTTCCCAGACGCTGAACTAGTCGCTCAAGATTGGGCTTTCGTTTCCTGGTTCGGACTCTTCAACACTGCTGACGCTCCCTGGATTTATCACAGCGAATTGGGATGGCTCTACGCAGTCAAACGCAGCGGCGATGACGGCGTTCTACTCTACCATCCCCAGCTCGAGTGGCTCTGGACCACAGACGAAGCTTTTCCCTATCTTTATCGACTCAATCAAGACCGCTGGCTCTTCTTCACGGGAGACAATGAGGAACGTGTTTGGTTTTACGATTTCGAAGCTGACTCAGACAATCGCTGGTTCACGTTTGACTGA
- a CDS encoding nicotinate-nucleotide adenylyltransferase encodes MIARAKKHVGIYGGSFDPIHLGHLIVAQDCLEQAGLESVIFVPTAQSPLKSHAPRTEDKHRLEMVKRSIAHQSAFNCSDHEIERGGVSYTIETIQHFKNKQPETEFHLIIGQDQIEQLLAWHAIETLVKTVNFIAVCRPGYTAEPPKIPGIRFQTIETHAMDISSSEIRERFQNGLSNELFLHPEVSRYITKQGIYGHSA; translated from the coding sequence GTGATAGCGCGCGCGAAAAAACATGTCGGAATCTACGGCGGCAGTTTTGACCCCATTCATCTAGGCCATCTCATTGTAGCTCAGGACTGTCTTGAGCAAGCAGGCTTGGAGTCTGTCATTTTCGTCCCTACCGCTCAGTCGCCTTTAAAAAGCCACGCGCCCCGGACTGAGGATAAGCATCGCCTCGAGATGGTAAAACGCTCGATTGCTCACCAATCCGCCTTCAATTGCTCCGATCATGAAATCGAACGGGGCGGTGTGAGCTATACCATTGAAACCATTCAGCACTTTAAGAACAAACAGCCAGAGACTGAATTTCACCTAATCATTGGACAGGATCAGATAGAACAGCTCCTCGCCTGGCACGCTATAGAAACGCTGGTAAAAACAGTGAATTTCATAGCGGTTTGCCGCCCAGGTTACACGGCAGAGCCGCCCAAGATCCCCGGTATTCGTTTTCAGACCATCGAAACCCATGCCATGGATATCTCCTCAAGCGAAATCCGTGAGCGTTTTCAAAACGGCCTGAGTAATGAGTTATTCCTCCACCCGGAAGTGAGTCGTTATATCACAAAGCAAGGCATTTACGGACATTCGGCGTAA
- the rsfS gene encoding ribosome silencing factor translates to MSQTETPDTLHHIKLCAEALEAKKASEIQVLDVSGKSSITDYLVVASGMSEPHLKALRNDLEKTCKDNGINVIGADRETTTGWLVFDAFDFMIHLFTDEQRAFYGLETLWKDAVPVELA, encoded by the coding sequence ATGTCCCAAACCGAAACACCTGATACGCTTCACCACATAAAACTGTGCGCGGAGGCTCTTGAGGCCAAGAAGGCCAGCGAGATCCAGGTGCTCGACGTGTCAGGAAAGTCTTCGATCACTGACTATCTCGTCGTGGCATCTGGGATGTCTGAGCCCCACCTTAAGGCGTTACGCAACGATCTGGAAAAGACATGTAAAGATAACGGGATCAACGTCATCGGCGCTGATAGAGAGACGACGACCGGATGGCTCGTTTTTGATGCCTTCGACTTTATGATTCATCTATTCACCGATGAGCAACGCGCATTCTATGGTCTCGAAACACTATGGAAAGATGCTGTGCCCGTGGAATTAGCATAA
- a CDS encoding NAD(P)-dependent oxidoreductase — MKEKKIAFVGLGRMGANMARCLHDKGYDIVALFDIQPAIAQSLAEELEATAIDTLAEISTLADVIFTVVTNDAAMESIFFGDDNLLQQGSGRVFINCATLSPGIHQRVETAAKAVSATTLEACMASSIPQARDGELFLMIGGEESVYSDNKPILEDLSKALHYIGATGKAAEVKALVNMVMNINTAALAEGLGLGKALGLDLEMLCDVFRQIGANSRVLETDAEDMILRDHDCYFSAEHAAKDSGIALDLAKAEGVSLPLAQATLEQYQKMVSLGLGDLDKSGVAKLTFPGRKPS, encoded by the coding sequence ATGAAAGAAAAGAAAATCGCATTCGTTGGACTTGGCCGCATGGGCGCCAACATGGCGCGCTGCCTCCATGACAAAGGCTACGATATCGTCGCGTTATTTGATATTCAGCCAGCAATAGCTCAATCCTTGGCAGAGGAACTAGAGGCAACAGCCATAGACACGCTGGCTGAGATCAGCACGCTGGCCGATGTGATTTTTACCGTGGTGACCAACGACGCCGCCATGGAAAGCATCTTTTTCGGCGACGACAACCTGCTCCAGCAAGGGTCAGGACGTGTTTTCATCAACTGCGCGACGCTATCGCCAGGGATCCACCAACGGGTCGAGACAGCTGCCAAAGCGGTTTCAGCGACTACTCTCGAAGCATGCATGGCTTCGAGTATTCCCCAGGCGCGCGATGGCGAATTGTTCCTCATGATCGGCGGTGAAGAATCAGTTTACAGCGATAACAAACCGATCCTCGAAGACCTCAGCAAGGCTTTACACTACATCGGAGCAACGGGGAAGGCCGCCGAGGTCAAAGCACTGGTGAACATGGTCATGAATATAAACACAGCTGCCCTCGCCGAGGGTTTAGGGCTTGGGAAAGCTCTCGGACTCGATCTTGAGATGCTGTGTGACGTCTTCCGGCAAATCGGCGCCAATTCCCGGGTATTAGAGACGGATGCCGAGGATATGATATTGCGGGACCACGACTGCTATTTTTCTGCAGAGCATGCCGCAAAAGACTCGGGCATTGCTCTCGATCTAGCAAAAGCCGAAGGCGTCAGCCTACCGCTCGCTCAAGCGACCTTAGAGCAATACCAAAAAATGGTCTCCCTCGGCTTGGGCGACTTAGACAAATCGGGTGTCGCCAAACTCACGTTTCCCGGACGAAAACCGAGCTAA
- a CDS encoding alpha/beta fold hydrolase: MNITNTFDEVIDHTHAKSESHERRANWIVILGHGVTGNKDRDLLIDTAETLQARGFDTLRISFSGNGESDGAFTACTVSKEVQDLRSVVDAAAEDYDHIAYIGHSMGAAVGVLATANDARIQLLVSLAGMVDTKKFALTEFGELEPGKDCMWDERDCPLVI, translated from the coding sequence ATGAATATAACCAATACCTTCGACGAGGTAATCGACCATACTCATGCCAAGAGCGAGTCGCATGAACGCCGTGCCAATTGGATAGTCATCCTGGGACACGGCGTAACGGGTAACAAAGACCGAGACCTGTTGATCGACACCGCGGAGACTCTTCAAGCACGCGGCTTCGATACCCTCAGGATTTCGTTCTCAGGTAATGGTGAGTCCGATGGAGCATTCACGGCATGCACGGTTTCCAAAGAAGTTCAGGATCTTCGTTCTGTAGTGGATGCAGCAGCTGAAGATTATGATCATATAGCTTATATCGGCCATAGTATGGGAGCTGCCGTGGGCGTTCTAGCAACGGCGAACGACGCGCGTATTCAGCTCTTAGTTTCGCTCGCTGGCATGGTCGACACCAAGAAATTTGCCCTCACAGAATTTGGCGAACTTGAACCCGGCAAAGACTGTATGTGGGATGAACGCGATTGCCCCCTTGTCATCTGA
- a CDS encoding alpha/beta hydrolase, which translates to MNAIAPLSSEFIYDLTQEVESVSKKAKDISVPWLLIHGTEDDVVLPDDTRSILDINLPNTTAHFIEGADHSFNEPPYRKAATEKIGTWFVDRLS; encoded by the coding sequence ATGAACGCGATTGCCCCCTTGTCATCTGAATTCATATACGATCTCACACAAGAGGTGGAAAGCGTGAGCAAGAAAGCAAAGGACATCTCCGTTCCATGGCTCCTAATTCACGGCACCGAAGACGATGTCGTTCTGCCCGACGACACACGGAGTATTTTAGACATCAATCTGCCCAATACCACGGCTCACTTTATTGAAGGCGCAGATCATAGTTTCAACGAGCCACCTTATCGCAAAGCGGCGACTGAAAAAATCGGCACTTGGTTTGTTGATCGCCTTTCCTGA
- a CDS encoding response regulator transcription factor, producing the protein MSRIYIIEDEPILRDLFQEYLLASDLDITIVGSSGNGQEALAECIELKPDIALVDIRLPEVNGLEILHILKMRVPETKVLIFTGSTNTNAVRIAVEGKADGFIEKAAGLEQLVDAVKTVTRGEHYYSPAVYRQILTFKTTGV; encoded by the coding sequence ATGAGCCGTATCTACATTATAGAGGACGAACCGATCTTAAGAGACCTATTCCAGGAATACCTCCTGGCATCAGATCTCGACATCACGATCGTCGGTTCAAGTGGAAATGGCCAGGAAGCCCTCGCCGAATGTATCGAGCTCAAACCCGACATAGCACTTGTCGATATACGACTTCCTGAAGTGAACGGGTTGGAGATCTTACACATCCTCAAGATGCGGGTTCCGGAAACGAAAGTCCTTATTTTCACCGGATCAACCAATACCAACGCTGTGCGCATTGCCGTGGAAGGTAAAGCAGACGGATTCATCGAAAAGGCCGCGGGCCTCGAACAGTTGGTCGACGCGGTGAAGACAGTTACCCGCGGTGAGCATTATTACAGCCCAGCTGTCTACCGTCAGATTCTGACCTTCAAGACGACTGGGGTATAG
- the eno gene encoding phosphopyruvate hydratase: MTYIVDINARQVIDSRGNPTVEVEIELEGGAIGRAAVPSGASTGVNEAVELRDGTLSDSDFESGFDFKGRFLGKGVTKAVENVHNILAPELIGLDAADQVSLDSLMLELDGTPTKSKIGANAILGVSLAAAKAAAQQVGLPLYRYIGGANAKVLPVPMMNIMNGGAHSDAPIDIQEFMVMPTGAESFSEGLRMGCEIFHALKKVLKAKGLSTAVGDEGGFAPNLESNEAALEVIAKAVKDAGFKFGEDVFVALDVASSEFFKDGKYVFSKSDNSVRSSVEMCDFLADLCKKYPIISIEDGCDEGDWDGWKILTDLVGDKVQLVGDDLFVTNTKFLQKGIDLGVANSILVKVNQIGSLTETLDAVELAKEASYTSVLSHRSGETEDTTIADIAVATNCGQIKTGSLSRSDRIAKYNQLLRIEEQLGAHAIYGGKLMKTGL; encoded by the coding sequence ATGACATACATCGTAGACATTAACGCCCGGCAGGTCATCGACTCCCGGGGTAACCCAACAGTCGAAGTCGAGATTGAGCTCGAAGGCGGCGCCATTGGCCGCGCGGCTGTTCCTTCTGGAGCTTCTACGGGCGTAAACGAAGCAGTCGAATTGCGCGACGGCACCTTGTCCGATTCAGATTTTGAAAGCGGGTTCGACTTCAAGGGTCGCTTTCTCGGCAAGGGTGTGACCAAGGCTGTCGAAAACGTCCACAACATCCTCGCCCCTGAGCTCATCGGCCTAGACGCCGCGGATCAAGTCTCACTCGACAGCTTGATGCTCGAGCTGGACGGCACGCCCACCAAATCAAAAATCGGCGCCAACGCCATCCTGGGCGTTTCCCTAGCAGCTGCCAAAGCTGCAGCGCAGCAAGTCGGGCTCCCACTTTATCGCTACATTGGTGGTGCCAATGCCAAGGTCCTACCCGTCCCCATGATGAATATCATGAACGGCGGTGCCCACTCAGATGCTCCCATCGACATTCAAGAATTCATGGTCATGCCTACGGGAGCCGAGTCGTTTTCAGAAGGCCTTCGCATGGGTTGCGAAATCTTCCACGCTCTCAAAAAGGTATTGAAGGCAAAGGGCCTCTCCACAGCCGTCGGTGACGAGGGTGGATTCGCTCCAAACCTCGAATCCAATGAAGCCGCACTCGAAGTCATCGCTAAAGCGGTGAAGGATGCCGGCTTCAAATTCGGCGAAGACGTATTCGTTGCTCTAGACGTGGCCTCTTCTGAGTTTTTCAAAGACGGAAAGTATGTCTTTTCAAAATCCGACAACTCTGTCCGCTCCTCGGTAGAGATGTGCGACTTTCTCGCTGATCTCTGCAAAAAGTATCCCATCATCTCGATCGAAGATGGCTGTGATGAAGGCGACTGGGATGGTTGGAAAATTTTGACTGACTTAGTCGGCGACAAGGTCCAGCTCGTGGGCGACGACTTGTTCGTGACGAACACCAAGTTCCTCCAAAAGGGCATCGATCTCGGCGTAGCCAACTCCATCCTTGTGAAGGTCAACCAAATCGGTTCGCTAACGGAGACACTCGATGCCGTAGAACTCGCTAAGGAAGCCTCTTACACATCGGTCCTCTCTCACCGCTCGGGTGAAACCGAGGATACGACGATTGCGGATATCGCGGTTGCCACCAATTGCGGCCAGATCAAGACGGGCTCACTCAGCCGCTCCGATCGTATCGCCAAATACAATCAACTGTTGCGCATCGAAGAACAACTCGGCGCACACGCTATCTATGGCGGTAAGCTGATGAAGACCGGACTTTAA
- a CDS encoding GNAT family N-acetyltransferase — translation MSSRNISIKSTEIEDLPFLKDLWNDGRVMQAVGFPDGVGETDATVLQWFERRNAQLGFRHFVVVDDQVRRYGEVCFNLVDGMAGLDIKLAAESQGKGIATIALNEVINRAFRHSSSCELVWTEPRVENARARKLYTRCGLREGPRPKDMKRQGKPFWSLHRKEWSATYESAKR, via the coding sequence ATGAGCAGCAGAAATATCTCAATAAAGAGCACCGAAATTGAGGACCTACCTTTTCTCAAGGATCTTTGGAATGACGGCCGAGTCATGCAAGCTGTTGGCTTTCCTGATGGTGTGGGTGAGACAGATGCGACAGTTCTGCAGTGGTTTGAGCGAAGGAATGCCCAATTAGGATTCAGGCATTTTGTAGTAGTTGATGACCAAGTGCGTCGTTATGGAGAGGTTTGTTTCAATCTTGTGGATGGAATGGCAGGCCTCGACATCAAACTTGCCGCCGAAAGCCAAGGTAAAGGGATTGCGACAATTGCACTGAATGAGGTCATTAACCGTGCTTTTCGACATAGTTCTAGTTGTGAGTTGGTCTGGACCGAGCCGCGTGTAGAAAATGCCCGAGCGAGAAAGCTCTACACTCGCTGCGGCCTCAGAGAAGGTCCGCGACCCAAAGACATGAAGAGACAAGGTAAGCCGTTTTGGTCACTTCATCGAAAGGAATGGTCTGCGACATACGAATCAGCAAAGCGCTAG
- a CDS encoding YceI family protein: MLPPESQLTFIEAAELSAALTSDNKPIVIDVRTFDPFEAQHIPGSMNVCVYAVSFLSDMEAAVPDKDTSLVVYGERGEFKAAQLAAGRLAAAGYTQVSVVSGGLNAWLAAGLVTDGIGSAGNNGVPAGEFAVDASQSKIRWIGRNLLNQHDGQAPVKAGSISVDSDGNLQGGELVVDMTGLTCGDIDDPKLNQVLIQHLTHEDFFKTDDFPEARFSIEAVRPIPGCIPGRPNVEVDGEMTIRGVQLKITLQATYTRSDNGYVFQAQFDFDRTAFGSLYGSGKFFEALGLHLVNDLVYIQVVAVFPISH; this comes from the coding sequence ATGCTACCACCAGAATCCCAATTGACCTTCATCGAAGCCGCCGAACTGAGCGCAGCACTCACATCCGATAATAAGCCGATTGTTATCGATGTCCGCACTTTCGACCCATTTGAGGCGCAACACATACCAGGGAGCATGAACGTATGCGTCTACGCCGTGAGCTTTTTGAGCGATATGGAAGCGGCTGTTCCAGATAAGGATACATCCCTGGTCGTCTATGGAGAGAGGGGTGAATTTAAAGCGGCCCAACTCGCAGCAGGGCGGCTGGCTGCTGCGGGATATACCCAGGTTTCAGTTGTCAGCGGAGGACTGAACGCATGGCTAGCTGCAGGGTTGGTAACAGATGGGATAGGTTCAGCGGGCAACAACGGCGTGCCCGCAGGTGAGTTTGCAGTCGATGCCTCGCAATCAAAAATCCGTTGGATTGGTCGCAATTTACTAAACCAGCACGATGGCCAAGCACCGGTTAAGGCGGGTTCCATTAGCGTCGACTCCGATGGAAACCTGCAGGGTGGGGAGCTGGTCGTTGATATGACTGGTCTGACCTGCGGCGACATTGACGACCCAAAGCTCAACCAAGTGCTCATTCAGCACCTCACGCACGAGGATTTTTTCAAGACTGATGATTTTCCAGAGGCGCGCTTTTCAATAGAGGCCGTGCGCCCAATACCTGGATGTATCCCAGGTCGTCCTAATGTCGAAGTAGACGGCGAGATGACGATTCGCGGGGTCCAGCTCAAAATAACACTCCAGGCCACCTACACCCGCTCCGATAACGGCTATGTGTTCCAAGCCCAATTCGATTTCGACCGCACAGCGTTCGGCTCCCTCTACGGCTCAGGAAAATTCTTCGAAGCCCTCGGTTTGCATCTGGTCAATGACCTAGTCTACATTCAGGTAGTCGCCGTGTTTCCAATCTCGCATTAG